The sequence CTTACAGCGGCGGCTACCGGCCTCACCGGCGGCACCAGCTCGGCCTTCAATGTGACGCCGGGCGCGGCCTCGTCGCTGGGCTTCGACACCAACCCGCCCAGCGTGGTGACTGCTGGCGCGGCCATCACCCCGGCGGTGAAGGTGAGCGTGCGTGACGCCTTCAACAACACGGTGACGGGCTCCACCGCGAGCATCACCCTGTCCATGTCCGCCAACCCCGGTGCCTCCACGCTGGGCGGCACCCTCACCGTCAACGCGGTGAATGGCGTGGCCACGTTCCCGGACCTCACGCTGGACAAGGTGGCCAACAATTACAGCTTCGCGGCGGCCTCGACGGGCCTCACGGGCACCACCTCCACGCTCTTCAACGTGGCGGCGGGCGCGGCCAGCAAGCTCGCGTTCACCACGCAGCCGGCCAACGTCGCCGCGGGCGCCACCTTCGCGACCTCGGTGAAGGTGACGGTGCAGGACGCCTTCGGCAACACGGTGACGACGCCGGCCGTCTCGGTGGGCGTGGCCCTGGGCAACAACCCCAGCGGCGCGACGCTGGGCGGAACCACCACCGCGACGACGGCCAGCGGTGTGGCCACCTTCGCCAACATCACCGTCGACAAGCTGGGCACGGGCTACACGCTGGTGGCGGCCTCGTCGCCGCTGACGGGTGTCACGTCCAACGCGTTCAACGTGACGGCGGGCCCGGCCAGCAAGCTCGCCTTCATCACCCCGCCGGGCAACACCACCGCGGGCACGGCCTTCAACCCGGCCGTGCAGGTGGCGGTGCAGGATGCCGGCGGCAACACGGTGACGGGCTCCACCGCGAGCATCACCCTGGGCCTGGGCACCAACCCGTCGGGAGCCGCGCTGTCGGGCACGCTCGTCGTCAGCGCCGTCAATGGCGTGGCCACCTTCTCGGGTGTGTCGCTGGCCCGCGTGGGAACTGGCTACACGCTCACCGCGACCAGCACGGGCCTCACGGCCGGCACCAGCCCCGCGTTCAACGTGACGGCGGGCCCGGCCAGCAAGCTCGTCTTCACCGGCCAGCCCTCGCGCGCCTCCGTCGGGCAGGCCATCACTCCGGCGGTGGAGGTGACGGTGCAGGACGGCTTCGGCAACACCGTCACGAGCTCCACGGACAGCATCACCGTGGCGCTGGGCAACAACCCGTCCGGCGCCACGCTGGGCGGCACGCTGACTGTGTCCGCGACCAATGGCGTGGCTTCGTTCGCGGGCCTCACCGTGAGCGCGGCCGGCAATGGCTACACCCTCACGGTGAATGCGACGGGCCTTCAGAGTGCCACGAGCATCGCGTTCGACGCGGTGGTGGCCGGCACGAAGCTCGTCTACGTGGACCCCGCCGCTCCGGGCCGGAAGATTGCCCTGGTGCGCAACCCGGCCTCCACGGACACCACCGTGCTGCTGGACCTGGTCGCGCTGGAGAACCTCACGGGCTACTCGGTGGGCATGAATCTGCCGCTGGACACGACGCTCGTGCAGGCGGCGGGCTCGCTGATGGTGCCGGGCACGGTGCTGGCTCCGGGGCAGAACCCCATCGCCGCCTACGGCAAGCTGCCCGCGAGTGGTCCCCTGGCCGGCACGCTCACCACCGGCCAGAGCCAGAAGGCCGCGGGTGAAGGCGCGGTGACGACGGACACGGCCATCACCGCGGGCTCGGTGCTCTACACGGTGCAGCTCGCGATGCGGCCCGGAGCCACGTCGGGCGTGGTGTTCGACGGCGCGGCGCTCGGGCCGAAGTTCCGCGCGCTGATGCGCGACAGGCTCGGCACCGACGTGGTGGATGGCAGCGGGTTCGCCATCGGCCGGCTCGAGGTGCAGTAGCCGTCAGTCACAGTCCCTGAAGGCGCACGGTGTCAGGTTCCACCGTGCGCCTTCGTCCGTTCAGGAAGAACACCCGACATCACGAGAGACCACCCGCTGGCGCGCACGCGTGTGCCCGGAATGGTCGCGTCAGGACATGCGTGTGGCTCCGTCGGATGAGCCCGCTGTCGCCACCTCTGACGAAAGGCTCCTGGATGTCCCCTTCCCGGAACTCGCGGCGTACGCAGGCCCTGCTCTTCGGGCGGAACCCCCACCAGCACGACACGTTCGACGTCGAGGCGGAGGCCGCCGAGGCGCTCGGCATCGACACCTACCAGGTGGACCTGTGGGCCCTGCTCTCGGGCAATGCCTCACGAGCCCTGGCCGCCGTACCGGAGCGAGGAGAGCTCCAGTTGCTCTACCGGGGCTGGATGCTCACCGAGGAGGAGTACACCGCGCTCGACGAAGCCGTGTCGGACCTGGGGCACCGGCTGATGACGACACCGGAGCAGTACGCGGCGGCGCACTACCTGCCCAACTGGTATCCGCGCCTCGCGCCGTACACCGCGCGCTCCGTGTGGACGGAGGGAACGGATGCGACGGAGGCCTGGCATGCAGCGAAGGCGCTGGGCCCGTCGCCATGGATGGTGAAGGACCACGTGAAGTCGGCGAAGGAGCGCTGGGCGGAGGCCTGCTACGTCCCGGCCGACGCGACGCGAGAGGACTTCGAGCGCATCTGCGCCAACCTGGTCGAGGAGCGAGGGGACCGCTTCGAGCGCGGCATCGTGGTGCGGAAGTACCTGCCTCTGAAGGTCTTCGGCCGGACGCCGGCCGGGCCCGCGCACCTGGAGTTCCGCCTGTTCTTCGGGCGGGGCCACCTGCTCGCGGCGGAGCCGTACCATGAGTTCGACGTGGAGGTGCCGGACTTCACCGGCTTCGGGCCGCTCGGCCGGCGCATCGACTCCCCGTTCTTCACACTGGACGTCGCGATGCTGGAGGACGGTGGCTGGGCGGTGGTCGAGGTGAATGACGGCGGAGTCTCCGGCCTGCCGCCGGGCCTGGACCCGCGCGAGCTGTTCGCGGCGCTGCTGCGGGCCGGGTAGCCGATAACTGCCTCCCGGCGCTCCGCGGCGTGCCGACGACCGCCCCGGAGCGCCGGCCATCCAGGGAGACATCATCCGGATGAAGCACCTAGGCCGGCTCTACACGAAGACAATGGAAGCGTTCGCAAGGTGGACATTGACTGAGCGGAAGTGAACTCGCGCCGTTTGCCGGTCTTCTCCCATGTGCCCCCTACTGACAAAACGCAAAGAGGACGGGCCCTTTCTCACTCAACCGGCTCCTGGCGTTACATCCACTGCCGCTCTGAAACTCCTGCCCTTGCCCCCATGCAAGCAAAGACTCCAAACACTCTACTCTCGGCCATTGTTGCTGCCGCCGTCGCAGCAGCGACCACAGGACTGTTGGTACCGCCAGCCCAAGGTCGCATGCAGAATGAGACCACGGCCCAGGACAACAGCACACGCGCTGCGCCGTCTCCCCATCCATCCGACCCGGAGGCGAGAAATTCCGATCTGGATCGGGCCAGACTGGACCTGGAGCGAACGCGCACGCGCACAGACATCATGAAATGGATTACCGCCGCAATTGGAGCGGTCGCATCCCTGTGGATGATAGACTACGGAAAACTCAAGCTCGAACGATTCCGTGTCACGGCAGAAAACCAACGGCAATTGCTCGAAGCCTATCTGAAAGCGACGGAATCACCCCATCCCGACATGTGGAAGCGGAAGCTACATGTCCTCGAGCATTTTGCAGCCGACAAGCAGATGCGCAGCTGGGCTCAAGCGGAACTTCAGTACATCGAGGAGTTTGCAGGACTCGATGTGCTCTACCGCGAGACATTGAAGGTCGCAGCACAGTTGAGCGACCCCAATCTTCTCAAGGATCCTGAGCGCGCCATGGCCCGCGCCAGATACAACCAACTCTACTGGGCCGAACTTCCATTTGCCGGCGAAAGCGAGGAAGTGAAGGCGGCCATGATCAAGTTTCGAAAGAAACTGCTCCTCGCGGAACAATCACCCGAAGATGCACTTTCATGGAAATCACTAAGCACTAAACTCTACTTGCTATCAGAGGCCCTTCGCCAATCGACACCCAAGTCCCCACGATAGCCAACGCCACCCCAACCACAGAAAACCAACCAGCCCCAAGACATCTTCTTTGCGAATCACTCTTCCGGGACGCGGAAAGCTCGTCATCGCCTCCCATGACGGCGAGACTTGCCTCCGCCGTAACCGCCCTCCCCCGCCTGCACCAACTCGTCAGGCGTCCACGGCAGGTCGAGCTGGTCCTGCAAGTCGTACAGCGTGCCGCCGCGGACGATGCCGCGGCGACCGCGACGCACCTGAAAGCGCGCGGGCCGGTCGAAGGGCGGCAGCTCCTCCTCCACGAGTGTCCGCGCCAGCTTCTCCGGCAGGACCACCCACACCACGCCGTGCGGTCTCCCCTCGTCGTCCCGCTCCACGTCATAGACGAGCGGCACCGCCTGCTCTCGCACGAGGACTCCATTCGGGAGCGCCATGAAACGCTCGCGCACGTCGGGCGGCACCAGTCCCTCCAGGTCCAATTCAAGAGGGCGCGCGAGGAAGTCCGCCATCGAGTCCACGCCGTCGAGCAATGCCATGTAGCGCGCCGTCAGCTCGGGAACTTCGAGCGCGGGCGTCTGTCCTCCCGAGCGGCGCCATACCTCGCGAACCTCATCGACGCGCGGCTGGTTGTGCTGCACGGCCGGATGGTGCGCCTCGCCCTTCGCCAGTGCATCCGCCAGCGACTGACGCGCACGGCCGGCCAGGTCCGGTCCCCACGCGCTCAGCACCTCGACTTCGCGGTCCAGCTCGAAACCGGAGTGCTCCAGGCTCCGCTCCAGCACGAGCGACTGGTGAGCTGCGTCGTAGGCGACCTCAGGCTCTCCGCGCCGCGCGTACTTCCGCAGCAGCTCCACCGGAACCTGCGTTCCCTCGATCGAGGCCTGCATGTCGCCGGAGCGGTCCGTGAAGTAGCGGATGGCGCCGGCCACCGGGCCGAAGCTCCCGCACACGCTCGACTTCGCGACGCGGACCGCCTCGCCCTCCGCCGTCAGCTCATCGACGACGAGGTCGAACGGCATGAAGCACGCGAACAGGTCTACGAAACGGTGGTGGAGTCCCTCATCGACCAGTGACATCCGCGCGGGCAGCTCCACCCCCACGCCACGGTAGATGCTGGCCATGGCGAGCGCAGCGTCCTCCACCGCCTTCACCAGCACGCCTCGTCGCTCCGCCCATCGAGCCAGCTTCTCCCCGTCGAACACGTGGCGAGACAGCCCGTACACCTCGCCCACGGCGCCTGCCTCGCCGAACGCCTCGGCATAGAGGTTGTACGCGGTGAGGTGGTCGCTCCCGGGCGCGAGCACTCCTTCCAGGTCCCTCTCCTCGCGCGTCATCCGGTGCAGGGACTCGACGGCGCTGCACACCGCGAGCACGGGCAGGAGCGCGTCCTCCGCGTTGACGATGAGCTCCGCCCAACCCCGCTCTACCGGGAGCGCCTCCACCGCGCGCCCGTACGGCGTCAGCCGGCCCTGCGCATCCACGATGTTGCGCGCCTGCAACCGCTGGAGCGCCTGCGCGTAGGCGGCCTTGTCCAGCGGCACGGGCAATTCCAACGCATCCGCCCGGACACCGAGCGCGGCGGCGGTGAGCGCGACGCGCTCCGAGTCTCCGGCGAGCTGGAACTCGGGTGACGTGGGACGCAGCGCGAAGAAGTCGATGTCGCGGTCGCTCAGGATGAAGACGCGCCCGCCCTCCACGCGACCGTGGACGCGCCCGGCCATCTGCAGGAGCTCGTTGTTCCCCAGGTGGACGCGCGTGAGCACATTGCGCCCCTCCGCCACGAGGTTGGCGAAGCGCGTGTCGTCGATGACCACCGTGTCCAACCCCGGAACATTGAGCGCGCTCTGTCCCGCCGCCGTCATGGCGAGGAGGTACGGCCGCGGCTCCGTCCCCTCCAGGAACGGCCGGATGACCCGGATGGGCTGGCCCCCGTGGTAGTACGCCACGTTGATGCCCGGCCAGTGCGCGCGGACGTGCTTCGCCACCTGCTCCACGGCCGCGCGAGTTGGAAGGAAGACGCCCACGCCTCGCTGCTGCTCCTCCACCTCGTCCAGGAAGTCCGCGTCGAGGAACGTGAGCGGCGCGCGGTGCTCGACGCGGACGCGCGCGGCCTTCGCTGCGTCGTA comes from Pyxidicoccus parkwaysis and encodes:
- a CDS encoding ATP-grasp domain-containing protein — encoded protein: MSPSRNSRRTQALLFGRNPHQHDTFDVEAEAAEALGIDTYQVDLWALLSGNASRALAAVPERGELQLLYRGWMLTEEEYTALDEAVSDLGHRLMTTPEQYAAAHYLPNWYPRLAPYTARSVWTEGTDATEAWHAAKALGPSPWMVKDHVKSAKERWAEACYVPADATREDFERICANLVEERGDRFERGIVVRKYLPLKVFGRTPAGPAHLEFRLFFGRGHLLAAEPYHEFDVEVPDFTGFGPLGRRIDSPFFTLDVAMLEDGGWAVVEVNDGGVSGLPPGLDPRELFAALLRAG
- a CDS encoding DEAD/DEAH box helicase, with amino-acid sequence MRTPTDHFLPPESQAPAAPRGRVIVIAPTRAACETIELALGLRLDTWLERHHGAHVRELARAGKGFGIVAGTGTGKTLAIRPIAEELLRTPLKVGVVNREREATPETPSWNVVIVTTGIARRWFQHGDIRPQDTLIIDEIHQTSAELELCLALGKHVGCRFIWLSATVDPTFYVRYLDSAEVIEVSAYDAAKAARVRVEHRAPLTFLDADFLDEVEEQQRGVGVFLPTRAAVEQVAKHVRAHWPGINVAYYHGGQPIRVIRPFLEGTEPRPYLLAMTAAGQSALNVPGLDTVVIDDTRFANLVAEGRNVLTRVHLGNNELLQMAGRVHGRVEGGRVFILSDRDIDFFALRPTSPEFQLAGDSERVALTAAALGVRADALELPVPLDKAAYAQALQRLQARNIVDAQGRLTPYGRAVEALPVERGWAELIVNAEDALLPVLAVCSAVESLHRMTREERDLEGVLAPGSDHLTAYNLYAEAFGEAGAVGEVYGLSRHVFDGEKLARWAERRGVLVKAVEDAALAMASIYRGVGVELPARMSLVDEGLHHRFVDLFACFMPFDLVVDELTAEGEAVRVAKSSVCGSFGPVAGAIRYFTDRSGDMQASIEGTQVPVELLRKYARRGEPEVAYDAAHQSLVLERSLEHSGFELDREVEVLSAWGPDLAGRARQSLADALAKGEAHHPAVQHNQPRVDEVREVWRRSGGQTPALEVPELTARYMALLDGVDSMADFLARPLELDLEGLVPPDVRERFMALPNGVLVREQAVPLVYDVERDDEGRPHGVVWVVLPEKLARTLVEEELPPFDRPARFQVRRGRRGIVRGGTLYDLQDQLDLPWTPDELVQAGEGGYGGGKSRRHGRR